From the genome of Bacteroidota bacterium:
CGGTGTTCCGGTTCCTCGCGGTGAAGTAGCATTTACTGTTGACGATGCAGTGAACGCTGCAAAACGTCTCGGCGGTAGTGTCTGGGTTGTGAAAGCTCAGATTCACGCCGGTGGACGAGGCAAAGGGGGCGGAGTGAAAGTGGCAAAGAGTATTGATGAAGTAAAGAATTATGCAAAACAAATCCTGGGAATGACACTCATTACTCATCAGACCGGACCTGAAGGTCGTTTGGTAAAACGATTGCTCATTGAAGAAGGTGCAAACATTGATAAAGAAATGTATGTCGGTATTACGCTTGATCGTTCACAATCCAAAAATGTGATGATGGTTTCCACTGAAGGTGGTATGGAGATCGAAAAAGTAGCGGAAGAACATCCGGAAAAAATTGTGAAAGAGGCGATTGATCCAACGATAGGTTTCCAACAATTTCAAGCACGCAAGCTTGCTTTTGCGCTCGGTTTAAGCGGCGATGCGTTGAAGAATGCCGTAAAGTTTTTAACATCATTATATAAAGCATACGAAGCGACTGATGCATCATTGTTTGAGATCAATCCTTTAGTCATCACGAAAGAGGGAAATGTTATTGCGCTCGATGCCAAAGTGAACTTTGACGATAATGCACTCTTCCGTCATCCGGAATTTGCAGAACTTCGCGATCTGGATGAAGAAGATCCCCATGAAGTTGAAGCGTCAAAATCCAACCTCAATTATATCAAACTAGACGGCAACGTCGGTTGTATGGTCAACGGTGCCGGTCTTGCCATGGCAACAATGGATATTATTAAACTGGCCGGCGGCGAACCGGCAAATTTCCTCGATGTCGGCGGTGGAGCAAACGCAACAACGGTCGCAAGCGGGTT
Proteins encoded in this window:
- the sucC gene encoding ADP-forming succinate--CoA ligase subunit beta yields the protein MKIHEYQGKDILRKFGVPVPRGEVAFTVDDAVNAAKRLGGSVWVVKAQIHAGGRGKGGGVKVAKSIDEVKNYAKQILGMTLITHQTGPEGRLVKRLLIEEGANIDKEMYVGITLDRSQSKNVMMVSTEGGMEIEKVAEEHPEKIVKEAIDPTIGFQQFQARKLAFALGLSGDALKNAVKFLTSLYKAYEATDASLFEINPLVITKEGNVIALDAKVNFDDNALFRHPEFAELRDLDEEDPHEVEASKSNLNYIKLDGNVGCMVNGAGLAMATMDIIKLAGGEPANFLDVGGGANATTVASGFKIILSDKNVKAILINIFGGIVRCDRVANGVVEAAKVVDVKIPIVIRLAGTNADIAADILRNSGMSFLVAENLKDAADKVTKALAA